CCGTTACCGTTCTTGAGGTTGTGCTGGTCAAAAACAAGCTTGCCCTGCCTGACGCAGCTGTCGATTATTCCGTATGGATCATCTGGGTGGTCATCTTCATGCGCATGTACGGCTTCTCTCCCAAATACTGGATGAAGCGTGGTCGCGGCATTGCCATCATGGTGGTAGGTACCTTATTGACACTTCCGGTCTTCTACCTCCTGGAAAGGGCCACCGGCACCCTCGGAGCTGGCTTCGCTTCACCGATCCTCACCAAAGCGCTCGGTGCCGAAAATTCCAACATCGGTCTTTCCCTGATGGTCTCAATTTATCTTATCTTCTGGATGGAATTTGCTACGGCGATCCGGATGAATGGTCCGGCGAAGTCTGCCGCGGTGGAGAAACACTAAGATCAGTCGATGGTAGAATGGTTACAAAAAACGGCAGCGAATTTTTTCGCTGCCGTTTCTTGTTTTCTGCAACTGATAGGGACCGTTACTCGGTTTTTTCCTTCGAGCCATCTGGTTTCTTCTGGTCGCGATGGCAACGCACGCAATTGTCGGCGATCTTGAAGGCCTTCTTGCCGTCGTGGCATTTGCCGCAGTATTTGCCGGCGTAGAGATCACTCATGACTATTTTTACGCTACCTTTCTTCATTTCAGGGAATACGGCGGGATTATGGCAGTCGCCACAGGTGATGCCGGCGTTTTTATGAGCCTGTCCGTTGAAGACCACAACCCCTTTCGGGCTCCCGGTAAACTCTACTACCTTGTCCTCTCCCACGGCATAGGCTGTACCGGTGAAAGAGAGGGCAATAATGGCGGTTGCCAGCAGGGCGTTTGCTTTCATCTTGGCTTCTCCTTTGACATATTAATATTAGTCTGAATTAACTATGCCATTGGATGAATCAATGTCAAGAATCGGCCTCCATCCGGGAACTGGCTGATATATCAAGGGATTGTAGTGTTTCCTCCAGGTATAGTATGAGGTTGACCACATTGTCTCTGAATTCAGCCGGTACCTCTGGCACGCCAGCCAGTGCAGTATCTAGACGTCTTGCTGCAGAAAGGCTGGCCTTGACCGGGATCAGGGGGTCCGGCTCCTCGGTGTCGTGGCCGGCTGCCACTTCCTTGAAGCGCTTGAGGACTGTCGGGTGACTCCGCTCCTCTTCGACGATGCTTTT
This region of Geotalea daltonii FRC-32 genomic DNA includes:
- a CDS encoding c(7)-type cytochrome triheme domain-containing protein, translated to MKANALLATAIIALSFTGTAYAVGEDKVVEFTGSPKGVVVFNGQAHKNAGITCGDCHNPAVFPEMKKGSVKIVMSDLYAGKYCGKCHDGKKAFKIADNCVRCHRDQKKPDGSKEKTE